One window from the genome of Moorena sp. SIOASIH encodes:
- a CDS encoding dienelactone hydrolase family protein, with amino-acid sequence MTHSEIRAITVKVVNGDLDIAAYLAMPVAETPLPGIVVLQEIFGVNAHIRDITERFAKEGYVAIAPALYQRLAPGFETGYTTEDIKIGKEYKAQTRAAELLGDIQGAIDYLRSQTPVQDNPIGSIGFCFGGHVAYLAATLPDIKATASFYGAGITTMTPGGGEATITRTPEINGTLYGFFGMEDASIPAEEVDQIEAALEKNKINYRVFRYDGADHGFFCDQRASYNEKAATDAWQNVLQLFREKLD; translated from the coding sequence ATGACACATAGCGAAATTCGTGCCATTACCGTCAAGGTGGTCAATGGTGACCTAGACATAGCAGCTTACCTGGCAATGCCGGTGGCAGAAACACCTCTTCCTGGAATTGTGGTGCTCCAAGAAATTTTTGGGGTGAATGCCCATATCCGGGATATCACAGAACGGTTTGCCAAAGAAGGCTATGTTGCGATCGCTCCCGCACTCTATCAACGCCTTGCCCCAGGCTTTGAGACAGGTTACACCACTGAAGACATTAAGATTGGCAAGGAATACAAGGCACAAACCAGAGCAGCGGAACTCCTGGGAGACATCCAAGGAGCCATCGATTACCTGAGGAGTCAAACCCCTGTGCAAGATAACCCCATCGGCTCTATTGGCTTTTGTTTCGGGGGTCATGTAGCCTATCTGGCTGCTACCTTACCCGATATTAAAGCTACTGCTTCGTTCTATGGCGCTGGGATTACTACTATGACTCCTGGCGGTGGTGAAGCAACGATTACTCGCACACCAGAGATTAACGGTACACTCTATGGTTTCTTTGGCATGGAAGATGCTAGCATTCCAGCAGAAGAGGTTGATCAGATTGAGGCTGCTCTTGAGAAAAATAAAATTAATTATCGTGTCTTTCGTTACGATGGGGCAGACCACGGATTTTTCTGCGACCAACGGGCTAGCTACAATGAAAAAGCAGCTACAGATGCTTGGCAAAACGTTTTGCAGCTCTTTAGGGAAAAACTTGACTAA
- a CDS encoding GntR family transcriptional regulator, with amino-acid sequence MVQYHIQQDSEIPASKQLFDQIQFAIASRQYSPGHKLPSTRQLAMETGLHRNTISKVYRQLEETGLVESHAGSGIYVKAQGHEGGNRRQVGFLNQFSPEAYKVVQDSLNQLLGQGCSLNQARELFLSEIDWRLRCSARVLVTVESRDIGAGELMVQELEQSLGIPVQLVPMEELSEALDQTHSATVVTSRYFIGKAEAIVAPKSVRVIPVDIYDYEPELKLIKNLSKGSRLGVVSISSGILKIVEIIIHSLRGDELLVMTAQIKDNYKLKALVRSSQIIISDQASYQTVKDAILAAREDIIRPPKLIRCENYIGSKSINLLKRELGLG; translated from the coding sequence ATGGTTCAGTATCATATTCAACAAGATAGTGAAATACCTGCCTCGAAGCAGCTATTTGACCAAATTCAGTTTGCGATCGCATCCCGACAATATTCCCCAGGTCATAAACTGCCCAGTACTCGTCAGCTAGCGATGGAGACGGGTTTGCACCGCAATACCATCAGCAAGGTATATCGGCAGTTAGAAGAAACAGGACTAGTAGAGTCCCATGCTGGGTCAGGCATTTATGTTAAGGCACAGGGTCATGAAGGGGGTAATCGACGTCAGGTTGGCTTTCTTAACCAGTTTTCCCCCGAAGCTTACAAGGTTGTTCAAGATAGCCTCAATCAACTTCTCGGACAAGGTTGCTCCCTTAACCAAGCTAGGGAACTATTTTTGTCGGAGATTGACTGGCGGTTACGGTGTAGCGCTAGGGTACTGGTGACAGTAGAGTCACGAGACATTGGTGCTGGAGAATTGATGGTGCAGGAGTTAGAACAATCCTTGGGAATCCCGGTGCAGTTGGTGCCCATGGAAGAACTCTCGGAAGCTTTGGATCAAACTCACTCGGCTACAGTAGTTACTAGTCGCTATTTTATCGGTAAAGCAGAAGCGATTGTTGCCCCTAAATCTGTCCGTGTCATCCCCGTTGATATTTATGACTATGAGCCAGAACTTAAGCTAATTAAGAATCTCTCCAAAGGTAGCCGTTTAGGAGTGGTTAGCATCAGTTCTGGGATTTTAAAAATAGTAGAAATTATTATCCATAGTCTACGGGGAGATGAGTTGTTAGTGATGACGGCTCAAATCAAGGACAACTACAAACTAAAAGCGTTGGTTCGTAGTTCCCAGATAATTATTAGCGATCAGGCAAGTTATCAAACTGTTAAAGATGCCATCTTAGCTGCTCGTGAAGATATTATTCGACCACCCAAGCTGATCCGTTGTGAAAACTATATTGGTAGCAAGTCGATTAATCTGCTCAAACGGGAACTGGGTTTGGGTTAA
- a CDS encoding S1 RNA-binding domain-containing protein, which produces MNSKSTSSTTSNSSFSMDDFAQALEEYDYEFKQGQVVRGRVNNYESDGAYVDIGGKSLAYLPIREVSLELDQDWSEVLPLDEEMDFLIIREQNADGQVTLSRRQLEIKQVWDDLMELQENGKSLDVRVSGVNKGGVTVDVRGLRGFIPRSHLSQHDNLDSLIGQKLTVTFLEADRDRNKLVLSQREAVRAATFSELEIGQLVEGKVAAIKPFGVFVDFNQTNGLLHIKQVSQNFVEDLSKVFEIGQVIQVMIINLDEGKGRISMSTRVLENYPGEMLEKMAEVMASAPARAERARQKLLQA; this is translated from the coding sequence ATGAATTCAAAATCAACCTCTTCGACCACCAGCAATTCATCCTTTTCTATGGATGATTTTGCTCAAGCCCTAGAAGAATACGACTATGAGTTTAAACAGGGACAGGTGGTACGTGGCAGAGTAAATAACTACGAAAGCGATGGTGCTTATGTAGATATCGGTGGTAAGTCCCTGGCTTATCTACCAATTCGTGAAGTTTCCTTAGAATTGGATCAGGATTGGTCGGAAGTACTGCCCTTGGATGAGGAAATGGATTTCCTGATTATTCGGGAGCAGAATGCCGATGGTCAAGTTACCCTTTCCCGGCGTCAGCTGGAGATTAAGCAGGTTTGGGATGATTTAATGGAACTCCAAGAGAATGGAAAATCATTAGATGTCCGGGTTTCTGGAGTGAATAAAGGTGGTGTGACGGTGGATGTGCGGGGATTGCGGGGATTCATTCCGCGATCGCACTTGAGTCAGCACGACAATCTAGATTCCTTGATTGGTCAGAAACTAACAGTCACTTTCCTAGAAGCTGACCGCGATCGCAATAAGCTAGTGCTTTCTCAGCGGGAAGCTGTGCGTGCTGCTACTTTCTCTGAGCTAGAAATCGGACAATTAGTGGAAGGTAAAGTAGCTGCTATCAAGCCCTTTGGTGTGTTTGTGGACTTTAATCAAACCAATGGCTTGCTGCACATTAAGCAAGTAAGCCAAAATTTCGTTGAAGACCTCTCCAAAGTGTTTGAAATCGGTCAAGTGATCCAGGTAATGATTATTAACTTGGATGAAGGCAAAGGTCGTATTTCTATGTCTACCAGGGTTTTAGAAAATTACCCAGGAGAAATGCTCGAAAAGATGGCAGAGGTAATGGCTAGTGCTCCAGCTCGTGCTGAACGTGCTAGGCAAAAACTATTACAAGCATAA
- a CDS encoding alpha/beta fold hydrolase, which yields MLIVAGFIAIAYALVCTSVLLLQHRLMFCPASVIENTPADFGLPYEEVWLPISTKGKVEKIHSWWIPSDSPENKVMLYLHGNACNIGAYLEIAQRLNQVGLSLLLIDYRGYGRSDGKFPRESQVYQDAQVAWDYLVQQRGINPQDIFVYGYSMGGAIGIDLAVRNPEMAGLILEGSFTSMRDMADYEGKYGFLPINLLLTQRFDSIGKIKSLQTPIFLIHAINDTTVPARMSQVLFDAATVPKQLWLVPDAGHNNLTTVATSEYQQKIREFVTQVYAGQGIA from the coding sequence ATGTTGATTGTTGCAGGATTTATAGCGATCGCTTACGCCTTAGTCTGTACCTCCGTGTTGCTGTTGCAACATAGGCTAATGTTTTGTCCTGCCTCAGTGATTGAAAATACACCAGCTGACTTCGGTTTGCCTTACGAAGAGGTTTGGTTACCAATATCCACTAAGGGTAAGGTTGAGAAAATTCACAGCTGGTGGATTCCCTCTGACTCACCAGAAAATAAGGTGATGCTATATCTCCACGGTAATGCCTGTAATATTGGGGCATATCTTGAAATAGCCCAACGGTTAAATCAGGTCGGTTTATCGCTGCTGCTGATTGACTACCGAGGCTACGGTCGCAGCGATGGGAAATTTCCTAGGGAATCCCAAGTTTATCAAGATGCCCAAGTGGCTTGGGATTATCTAGTCCAACAACGAGGCATCAATCCCCAAGATATTTTTGTCTATGGTTATTCCATGGGGGGAGCAATCGGGATTGATCTAGCGGTGCGTAATCCAGAAATGGCAGGCTTGATTTTGGAAGGCTCATTTACTTCCATGCGGGATATGGCAGATTATGAGGGAAAATATGGTTTCTTGCCGATCAATCTTCTGCTTACCCAGCGGTTTGACTCAATTGGTAAAATCAAGTCACTCCAAACACCTATATTCTTAATCCATGCCATTAATGATACCACAGTGCCTGCTAGGATGAGTCAAGTCTTGTTCGATGCTGCTACAGTTCCTAAACAGCTTTGGCTAGTTCCTGATGCAGGTCACAATAATTTGACAACTGTTGCTACTTCCGAATATCAGCAAAAAATTCGGGAATTTGTGACGCAGGTTTATGCAGGACAAGGTATAGCATAG
- a CDS encoding ROK family protein: MHTLTVDIGGSGVKVMVLDEVGNPITERSRLETPQPPKPDAIIDAIASLALGQGDFERVSVGFPGVVRNGITYTAVNLDPDWQEFDLATTLSQRLGKPVRVANDADVQGLGAITGKGVELTITLGTGFGSALFVDGKLVPNLEMGHHPFRKGETYEEQLGRAALEKDGKKKWNNRLQKAIASLERLFNYNYLYIGGGEAKKINFELPPNVKVVPNVAGLLGGIALWQD, from the coding sequence ATGCATACCCTTACCGTAGATATTGGTGGCAGTGGCGTTAAGGTGATGGTATTAGATGAAGTGGGTAATCCCATCACCGAACGTAGTCGCTTAGAAACACCCCAACCTCCTAAGCCGGATGCTATTATTGATGCGATCGCATCCCTAGCTCTCGGACAAGGGGATTTTGAACGGGTATCGGTGGGATTTCCTGGAGTGGTGCGCAATGGGATAACCTATACGGCGGTAAACCTCGATCCCGATTGGCAGGAATTTGATCTCGCTACTACCCTATCTCAACGCTTAGGCAAACCGGTGCGGGTAGCTAATGATGCGGATGTGCAAGGATTAGGAGCAATTACTGGCAAGGGAGTGGAATTGACGATTACCCTAGGCACAGGGTTTGGTTCGGCTTTATTTGTGGATGGCAAGCTGGTGCCAAATCTGGAAATGGGACACCATCCTTTTCGTAAAGGGGAAACCTACGAAGAACAGTTGGGGCGAGCGGCTTTAGAGAAAGATGGTAAGAAGAAATGGAATAATCGGCTCCAAAAAGCGATCGCATCCCTAGAGCGTTTGTTTAATTATAATTACCTTTACATTGGTGGTGGTGAAGCCAAAAAAATTAACTTTGAGCTACCCCCCAATGTAAAAGTAGTGCCCAATGTCGCTGGGTTATTGGGGGGTATTGCTTTATGGCAGGATTAG